The proteins below are encoded in one region of Archocentrus centrarchus isolate MPI-CPG fArcCen1 chromosome 13, fArcCen1, whole genome shotgun sequence:
- the LOC115789884 gene encoding uncharacterized protein LOC115789884 yields the protein MAERRTQPQSEDIQKDFCDSTELDLSSCTGSYQESNPAQSSSFGNDRESQGPAFNDVNMACSDDGSSDIDDGASAQKKKLDHSSERETSHVDEKSKRAKLAKKKRGKAKVVNAKDGRSDHFSCQEGLEDSSSDEESNTVSLAKKKRGKSKAVKKERKTRVKIKRPWNEAEKEVIERHFGIFITQRRIPRKEHCVKFLREENGLGDRSVRDVRNYVYKTITAQNHRSASRRLYF from the exons ATGGCAGAAAGGCGCACACAG ccacagTCGGAAGATATCCAGAAGGACTTTTGTGACTCCACGGAGCTTGACTTGTCCAGCTGCACAGGATCATACCAGGAATCCAACCCAGCTCAGAGTTCATCCTTTGGCAATGACAGGGAGAGCCAAGGTCCAGCAT tcaatGATGTGAACATGGcatgcagtgatgatggcagttCCGATATAGATG ATGGAGCTTCTGCTCAGAAGAAGAAACTCGATCACTCCAGTGAGCGGGAGACTTCTCATGTAGATG aaAAGAGCAAGAGAGCAAAACTGGccaagaagaaaagaggaaaagctAAAGTTGTCAATGCAAAGG ATGGACGTTCTGACCATTTCTCCTGTCAAGAGGGACTTGAGGATTCCAGCAGTGATG AAGAGAGCAACACAGTGAGTCTGGCTAAGAAGAAAAGAGgcaaaagcaaagctgtcaaaaaAGAGC GGAAAACACGTGTGAAGATCAAGAGACCGTGGAATGAAGCGGAGAAGGAGGTGATCGAAAGGCATTTTGGAATTTTTATCACACAACGCAGAATTCCGAGAAAAGAGCACTGCGTCAAGTTCTTAAGAGAGGAAAATGGTCTCGGTGATCGTTCAGTGAGAGATGTTCGGAATTATGTGTACAAAACAATCACTGCCCAGAATCACAGGTCTGCTTCTAGAAGACTTTATTTCTAG